In Dehalogenimonas etheniformans, one genomic interval encodes:
- a CDS encoding phage terminase small subunit P27 family, translating to MPNHKKPTAMRRLEGNPGKRPYNENEPQISASQPSCPSHLTSPARREWQRIVPILARVGVLTEIDRAALAAYCQAYGRWVEAERLVKKEGMVKETANGYPIISPYLAIVNKALEQMHKYLVEFGLTPSSRSKVSAVPMVKEEDPLETLMREAEERAGITG from the coding sequence ATGCCGAATCATAAAAAACCTACCGCCATGCGCCGCTTGGAGGGCAATCCAGGGAAGCGTCCTTACAACGAGAATGAACCTCAGATCTCGGCCTCCCAGCCCTCTTGTCCCTCCCACCTCACCAGCCCAGCCCGGAGAGAATGGCAGCGGATCGTGCCGATCCTGGCCCGGGTAGGCGTTCTGACTGAGATCGACCGGGCGGCACTGGCCGCCTATTGCCAGGCATACGGTCGTTGGGTTGAAGCGGAGAGGCTAGTGAAAAAAGAGGGGATGGTGAAAGAAACTGCCAATGGATATCCGATAATCTCGCCTTACTTGGCCATTGTTAACAAAGCCCTAGAGCAAATGCACAAGTACCTGGTGGAGTTCGGGTTGACTCCTTCCAGCCGGTCCAAGGTCAGCGCGGTCCCCATGGTAAAAGAAGAGGATCCGCTTGAGACGTTGATGCGCGAGGCCGAGGAGAGGGCTGGTATAACAGGTTGA